The stretch of DNA GCCCGCGCCGGCTGGCGCGTCGTCGTCTCCGACCTCGACGAGGCCGGCGGCGAAGCCACCGTCGCGCTGGTGCAGGCCGCGGGCGGCGAGGCGCTGTTCGTGGCCGCGGACGTGGCCGTCCCGGCCGACCACGAGCGGCTGGTGGCCGCCGCCGAGCGCCACTTCGGCGGCCTGCACATGGCCTGCAACAACGCGGGCATCGGCGGCGACCTGGCACCCACCGCCGATTACCCGCTCGAGGCCTGGCAGCGCGTCATCGACGTCAACCTCTCGGGCGTGTTCTACGGCATGCGCCAGCAGATCCCGGCGCTGCTGCGATCGGGCGGCGGCGCCATCGTCAACGTGTCGTCGATCCTGGGCCAGGTGGCGTTCGCCGGCGCCCCGGCCTACACCGCGGCCAAGCACGGGGTGGTGGGCCTGACGCGCGCCGCGGCGCTGGACTACGGCGCGCAGGGCGTGCGCGTCAACGCCGTCGGCCCGGCCTTCATCCACACGCCGATGATCGAGCGGCTCGAGCAGGACCCGGCCACGCAGGCCGCGCTGGTGGCCATGCACCCGCTGGGCCGCATCGGCCGGCCCGAGGAGGTGGCCGAGCTGGTGCTGTGGCTGGGCTCGCCGGCGGCCTCGTTCGTCACGGGGGCCTACTACCCCGTGGACGGCGGGTTCCTGGCCCGCTGAACGGGGGCTCCGCCTCCCCGGGCCCGCTGCCAGCGGTGAATATGCCGCTCGGCGGCGACTGGACCGTGTCCCATCGCTGCGTGCCGCGTCCTATGCTCGGATGTTCACGTTGGGTCGGTGCTCGC from Gemmatimonas sp. encodes:
- a CDS encoding SDR family oxidoreductase — protein: MSQHPVALVTGAASGIGRAIALAQARAGWRVVVSDLDEAGGEATVALVQAAGGEALFVAADVAVPADHERLVAAAERHFGGLHMACNNAGIGGDLAPTADYPLEAWQRVIDVNLSGVFYGMRQQIPALLRSGGGAIVNVSSILGQVAFAGAPAYTAAKHGVVGLTRAAALDYGAQGVRVNAVGPAFIHTPMIERLEQDPATQAALVAMHPLGRIGRPEEVAELVLWLGSPAASFVTGAYYPVDGGFLAR